The following proteins are co-located in the Pirellulales bacterium genome:
- a CDS encoding c-type cytochrome — MPATEQTWRNLGWMHVFFGVASVAMLITTIWMLAADHRAEWKEYQREFRQVQVLASDARETEVNTSAWEAKKAELTKAVDQTEQQIPSRVLVDHFRETINSRVVADPRGADEGYATAIKSQFEALEKASQEKDNTAGVVAARAKLLEQMQAAIKLAKNWSVVITGKVKFARADLDVAKSGYDLAIRDNLEQAELDRRMEAVESVQNMVESLTRDMQSANTYRQELDRTFAEITREQTVARKALDDHVLKLTQLKKAGEEQRIGWVENLLTLPIIDAFGRPLKVDQIWLPKLTINNNFRDVARFDRCTTCHQGINLTAPGSAVDPAYPHQRELTFSMETPAEKPVDAEGKPVAQTLDGMYGITLADKGLLPTDVRIAAVTPSTPAVSAAQMRKGEAPPIVADNPVGTFSAGTAEATVHQLPPGLRAGDVIVRVNDVSIDSAAGARRELLENITWGQPVQVTVRRGAAQPFSSHPRLDLFLGSTSPHDMQKFGCTSCHDGQGSATSFQWASHMPNDEREREEWVRKYGWEHNHHWIFPMFPTRFAESTCLKCHHEVVDLLPSERFPDPPAPKLMEGYNLVREYGCFGCHDINGFDGPARRIGPDLRAEPNFVAAAQQLLTDPGLTEDERALATSVVHDPANIADRTRLAQIVKGSKAPGADGEPAEPRLSADSYKLAELIGAEDETPGQFRKVGPSLRYLKSKVDFAFAYDWIRNPKHFRPSTKMPRFFGLYNHLQPKDELVDGKQMKVASAGLKQSHRFEPVEVRAIAHYLMKHSQPFETIAAAKEVTTEPSAERGKKLFETRGCLACHQHPAFPDAKADHGPNLARMGDKLTSEESRQWLYTWLREPTLYHARTAMPNLFLTPIKETKEGETTVSDPAADIAAFLVTDEEGAEKWQPAPEEPLVEEDLNDLVLSHLIKVFTEVQAKEYVKSGIPEDLAGEIQGDEVALVGPMSTEKKLEYIGRRAISKYGCFGCHDIPGYETAKPIGTGLADWGRKEPDKLAFEQIGGFIEHIKHHGTGHGAHPGEVAAVENNLAIELPQPLAEQSHALSEFDPDGFFTRALEHHQRDGFLWQKLRAPRSYDYMKTEMKDYNDRLRMPKFNFTPQQIEAVMTFVLGLLSEPPAAQYVYHPEPRRAAIIEGQKLLEKYNCGGCHPLQMAGWKFQFNPEEFPAAAEFHDYDFLKPYFTEEQLAASKQTDRRGMGQATVHGTPVVDGDGNLIQDEDENGNPLFYFTLSNSQPINGESYLSGSQVSVSQSNLIQTRPPVGGYLARLIYPTVLANEREQNPNAKESDAWGWVPPPLIGEGRKVQSAWLHDFLLDPYLIRPAAVLRMPRFNMSSQEASKLVDYFAAVDEVQYPYEYDPRTRTDYLAEREAQHPNRLDEAMKIVTNGTYCIKCHYVGDFVPEGSVAAHAPQLDRVHKRLRPDYLRDWIANPQRILSYTAMPVNFPPDKPASQELFHGTSEEQLTAIVDLLLNYDTFMKNRQSIRPLIQAAPAEQPQAGETEAPAEPIGGQ; from the coding sequence ATGCCCGCAACAGAACAAACTTGGCGAAATCTCGGTTGGATGCACGTGTTTTTTGGCGTGGCGTCGGTGGCCATGCTGATCACGACGATCTGGATGTTGGCCGCCGACCATCGCGCGGAGTGGAAAGAGTATCAGCGCGAGTTTCGCCAGGTGCAGGTGTTGGCGAGCGATGCGCGGGAAACCGAAGTGAACACGTCGGCCTGGGAAGCCAAGAAGGCGGAGTTGACCAAGGCAGTCGACCAGACCGAGCAGCAGATTCCATCGCGAGTGTTGGTGGATCATTTCCGGGAGACGATCAACTCGCGCGTGGTGGCCGATCCGCGCGGCGCTGACGAAGGATACGCCACGGCGATCAAGTCCCAGTTTGAGGCGTTGGAAAAGGCGTCGCAGGAGAAGGACAACACGGCAGGCGTGGTGGCCGCGCGCGCGAAGTTGCTCGAGCAAATGCAGGCTGCGATCAAGCTGGCGAAGAACTGGTCGGTGGTCATCACCGGCAAGGTGAAATTTGCTCGCGCCGATCTGGACGTGGCCAAGAGCGGTTACGACCTGGCGATTCGCGACAATCTGGAACAAGCGGAACTTGATCGGCGCATGGAGGCGGTGGAGTCGGTGCAGAACATGGTGGAATCGCTGACACGCGACATGCAGTCGGCGAACACATATCGGCAAGAGTTGGACCGCACCTTTGCCGAGATCACGCGCGAGCAAACCGTGGCGCGGAAGGCGTTGGACGATCATGTGCTCAAGCTGACGCAACTGAAAAAGGCGGGCGAGGAGCAGCGAATCGGTTGGGTGGAAAACCTGCTAACGCTGCCGATCATCGACGCGTTTGGCCGACCGCTGAAAGTCGACCAGATTTGGCTGCCGAAGTTGACCATCAACAACAATTTTCGTGACGTGGCGCGATTCGATCGCTGCACCACCTGCCATCAAGGCATTAACCTGACCGCGCCCGGATCGGCGGTTGACCCGGCGTATCCGCACCAGCGCGAGTTGACATTCTCGATGGAAACACCGGCCGAGAAGCCAGTCGACGCCGAGGGGAAGCCTGTCGCTCAGACTTTGGACGGCATGTATGGCATCACCTTGGCGGACAAAGGGCTGCTGCCGACCGATGTGCGGATTGCCGCGGTGACTCCGTCGACGCCGGCTGTGAGCGCGGCGCAAATGCGCAAAGGGGAGGCTCCGCCAATCGTTGCCGACAACCCAGTGGGCACATTTTCCGCCGGCACGGCGGAGGCCACCGTGCATCAATTGCCTCCCGGCCTGCGGGCGGGGGACGTGATCGTGCGGGTGAACGACGTGTCGATCGACAGCGCCGCTGGCGCGCGGCGCGAGCTATTGGAGAACATCACCTGGGGACAGCCGGTGCAAGTCACCGTGCGGCGTGGGGCGGCGCAACCGTTTAGCTCACACCCGCGACTCGATCTGTTTTTGGGAAGCACCAGTCCGCACGACATGCAAAAGTTTGGCTGCACTTCCTGCCACGACGGGCAAGGGAGCGCCACATCGTTTCAATGGGCATCGCACATGCCCAACGACGAGCGGGAGCGTGAAGAGTGGGTGCGCAAGTATGGTTGGGAGCACAACCATCACTGGATCTTCCCGATGTTCCCCACGCGGTTCGCGGAGAGCACCTGCCTCAAGTGTCATCACGAGGTGGTCGACCTGCTGCCGAGCGAGCGCTTTCCTGATCCTCCGGCTCCGAAGTTGATGGAGGGATACAACCTGGTTCGCGAGTATGGTTGCTTTGGCTGTCACGACATCAACGGCTTCGACGGCCCCGCGCGGCGCATTGGCCCGGACCTACGGGCGGAGCCCAATTTCGTCGCCGCGGCGCAACAACTGCTGACCGATCCTGGGTTGACGGAAGATGAGCGAGCGCTGGCCACCAGCGTGGTGCATGACCCGGCGAACATCGCCGACCGGACTCGGTTAGCGCAGATCGTCAAGGGGAGCAAGGCGCCTGGAGCGGATGGAGAACCGGCCGAGCCGCGCTTGTCGGCAGATTCTTACAAGCTGGCCGAATTGATTGGCGCCGAAGACGAGACGCCCGGGCAGTTCCGCAAGGTCGGTCCGAGTTTGCGTTATCTCAAGAGCAAAGTGGACTTCGCGTTCGCTTACGACTGGATCCGCAATCCGAAGCATTTCCGTCCGTCGACAAAGATGCCGCGCTTCTTTGGACTGTACAACCATTTGCAGCCCAAAGACGAATTGGTGGATGGCAAGCAGATGAAGGTGGCTTCGGCAGGTTTGAAGCAGTCGCATCGCTTTGAACCGGTGGAAGTGCGGGCCATCGCCCACTATTTGATGAAGCACAGCCAGCCGTTTGAAACGATTGCGGCGGCGAAGGAAGTGACCACGGAGCCGTCGGCGGAACGCGGTAAGAAGCTGTTTGAAACGCGCGGCTGTCTGGCATGCCATCAACATCCGGCTTTCCCGGACGCGAAGGCGGATCATGGTCCCAACTTGGCGCGAATGGGAGATAAGCTCACCAGTGAGGAGTCGCGGCAATGGCTGTACACCTGGTTGCGTGAGCCAACGCTCTATCACGCCAGGACCGCGATGCCCAACCTGTTTTTGACGCCGATCAAGGAGACCAAAGAGGGGGAGACGACGGTGAGCGACCCGGCGGCGGATATCGCGGCGTTCTTGGTGACGGACGAAGAGGGCGCCGAAAAGTGGCAACCAGCGCCCGAAGAACCACTGGTCGAGGAAGACCTGAACGATTTGGTGCTGTCGCACCTGATTAAGGTGTTTACGGAGGTGCAGGCGAAGGAGTACGTGAAGAGCGGCATTCCCGAAGACCTGGCCGGCGAGATCCAGGGCGACGAGGTCGCGCTGGTCGGGCCGATGTCGACCGAAAAGAAGTTGGAGTACATCGGACGGCGCGCGATCAGCAAATATGGCTGTTTTGGCTGCCACGACATCCCTGGCTATGAAACGGCCAAACCGATCGGCACCGGGCTAGCGGATTGGGGACGAAAGGAACCCGACAAGCTGGCGTTTGAGCAGATCGGCGGGTTCATCGAGCACATCAAGCATCACGGCACCGGACATGGCGCGCATCCGGGGGAAGTGGCCGCGGTCGAGAACAACCTGGCGATCGAATTGCCTCAGCCGTTGGCGGAGCAATCGCACGCGCTATCGGAGTTTGACCCGGACGGCTTCTTCACACGCGCGCTCGAACATCACCAGCGTGACGGCTTTTTGTGGCAGAAACTGCGTGCGCCCCGCAGCTACGACTACATGAAGACGGAGATGAAGGACTACAACGATCGTCTCCGCATGCCAAAGTTCAACTTCACGCCGCAGCAGATCGAAGCGGTCATGACGTTCGTGCTTGGCTTGTTGTCGGAGCCGCCGGCGGCGCAATACGTGTATCACCCCGAACCACGGCGCGCGGCGATCATTGAAGGGCAGAAGCTATTGGAGAAGTACAACTGTGGCGGTTGTCATCCGCTGCAGATGGCTGGCTGGAAATTCCAGTTCAATCCGGAGGAGTTCCCGGCGGCGGCGGAGTTCCACGATTACGACTTCTTGAAGCCATATTTCACGGAAGAGCAACTTGCGGCATCGAAGCAGACCGATCGCCGCGGCATGGGACAGGCGACAGTGCATGGCACGCCCGTGGTTGATGGCGATGGCAATCTGATTCAGGACGAGGATGAGAATGGCAATCCGCTGTTCTACTTCACACTCAGCAACAGCCAGCCGATCAACGGCGAAAGCTATTTGAGCGGCTCGCAAGTTTCTGTGTCGCAGTCGAATTTGATTCAGACTCGTCCGCCAGTGGGGGGGTACTTGGCGCGGTTGATTTATCCGACCGTGCTGGCGAACGAGCGCGAGCAAAACCCCAACGCCAAGGAGAGCGACGCCTGGGGCTGGGTGCCGCCGCCATTGATTGGCGAAGGGCGCAAAGTGCAGTCGGCGTGGCTGCACGACTTCTTGCTCGATCCGTATCTCATTCGTCCGGCGGCCGTGCTGCGCATGCCGCGGTTCAACATGTCGTCGCAAGAGGCGAGCAAGTTGGTAGACTACTTTGCGGCGGTCGACGAAGTGCAATACCCGTACGAGTACGACCCGCGCACGAGGACGGATTATCTGGCCGAGCGCGAAGCGCAGCATCCCAATCGGCTGGATGAAGCGATGAAGATCGTGACCAACGGCACGTACTGCATCAAGTGCCACTACGTGGGAGACTTTGTGCCCGAGGGAAGCGTGGCCGCGCATGCTCCGCAATTGGATCGGGTTCACAAGCGATTGCGGCCAGACTACCTGCGTGATTGGATCGCCAATCCACAGCGAATTTTGTCCTACACAGCGATGCCGGTGAATTTTCCGCCGGATAAGCCCGCGAGCCAGGAACTATTCCATGGCACGAGTGAAGAACAGTTGACGGCAATTGTTGATTTGCTGCTCAATTACGACACTTTTATGAAGAACCGTCAGTCGATACGCCCCTTGATCCAAGCGGCGCCGGCTGAACAACCGCAGGCTGGCGAAACGGAAGCGCCGGCCGAGCCCATCGGCGGACAGTAG
- a CDS encoding cytochrome c has protein sequence MKNAWTTSRVWLLLLTCCAPLTVGCAESNHPEFLLNMEGRTRPATLDAEQYKAEMTREQTVVDLLTAAFGTPDDPYVLPESGLDLNKIRRAAGPAYSDQKGYQFGLFRKHCVHCHGITGDGAGPTAAFLNPYPRDFRLGVFKFTSTAAGMKPTHADLKRTLVDGLMGTAMPSFALLPDHEVEALVEYVKYLAIRGQSETFINLAIEDESVPTDRAGLSELVSGVATMWTEADGAVIVPGQENLPPFNAADDREAYLASVERGRQLFRDAKTANCIKCHGPNGLGDGGGDDLHDDWNKIKADWKKINTDGRIEDAFALPIQELRPRNLRLGIYRGGQRPVDIYRRIHAGIKGTPMPAAGNVLKPEQIWDVVNYVKQLPYEEKSDPAYGEGHLAGQF, from the coding sequence ATGAAAAACGCTTGGACGACTTCGCGAGTTTGGTTGCTGTTGTTGACGTGCTGCGCGCCGCTGACAGTGGGCTGCGCTGAGAGCAATCATCCCGAGTTTTTGCTCAACATGGAGGGGCGAACTCGGCCGGCGACGCTCGACGCGGAGCAATACAAGGCGGAGATGACGCGCGAGCAGACGGTGGTGGATTTGCTGACCGCCGCGTTTGGCACGCCCGACGACCCGTACGTATTGCCCGAGTCGGGGTTGGATTTGAACAAGATTCGCCGCGCAGCGGGACCGGCCTACAGCGACCAAAAGGGATACCAATTCGGCCTGTTTCGTAAGCACTGCGTGCATTGCCATGGGATCACTGGAGACGGCGCGGGACCGACCGCCGCGTTTCTCAATCCCTATCCACGCGATTTTCGCCTGGGGGTGTTCAAGTTCACCTCGACGGCGGCCGGCATGAAACCGACGCACGCCGATCTCAAGCGCACCTTGGTCGACGGCTTAATGGGCACAGCCATGCCATCGTTCGCGTTGCTGCCCGATCATGAAGTTGAGGCGCTCGTCGAGTATGTCAAGTATTTGGCGATTCGCGGGCAGTCCGAGACCTTTATCAACCTAGCGATCGAAGATGAGAGCGTGCCAACCGATCGAGCGGGGTTGTCCGAGTTGGTGTCGGGAGTGGCGACCATGTGGACGGAGGCGGATGGCGCGGTGATTGTTCCCGGCCAGGAGAACCTGCCCCCCTTCAATGCGGCGGATGATAGGGAAGCGTATCTGGCGTCGGTGGAGCGAGGGCGCCAATTGTTCCGCGACGCCAAGACGGCCAACTGCATCAAGTGCCACGGCCCCAATGGGCTGGGAGATGGGGGGGGCGACGATCTGCACGACGATTGGAACAAGATTAAGGCGGATTGGAAAAAGATAAATACTGACGGGCGGATTGAGGACGCATTTGCGTTGCCGATCCAGGAGTTGCGCCCGCGCAACCTGCGATTGGGCATCTATCGGGGCGGTCAGCGACCGGTCGACATCTACCGTCGCATCCACGCGGGCATCAAGGGAACACCAATGCCGGCCGCCGGCAACGTGCTCAAACCAGAACAGATTTGGGACGTGGTGAACTACGTGAAGCAATTGCCTTACGAGGAGAAGTCGGATCCGGCGTACGGCGAGGGACACTTGGCAGGACAATTTTGA
- the coxB gene encoding cytochrome c oxidase subunit II translates to MGKFWTLLFLLVPILGVLCFALAPGMNYWLPEDISEHGHQIDHLFMFCLVLTGVVFVATEAVLCWFMWKYDAQHNKEAVKYSHGSHNLEVIWTIVPAATLLFIAIYQMNAWADVKIREPDMPATVEVTGRQFEWRIRYPGPDGQIGTLDDIHTVNDLHIPVNEQILLNLKSMDVLHDFFVPHLRIKQDAVPGNTIPMWFTARKNGTYDIVCAELCGWGHYKMKGRLTVESAEDYKAWLDKLAQDQKATQ, encoded by the coding sequence GTGGGTAAGTTTTGGACGCTGCTTTTCTTGCTTGTGCCCATCCTGGGCGTGTTGTGCTTTGCGCTCGCGCCGGGAATGAACTATTGGCTGCCCGAGGACATCTCTGAGCATGGACATCAGATCGACCATCTATTCATGTTTTGCCTGGTGTTGACGGGGGTTGTCTTCGTCGCAACGGAAGCCGTCTTGTGCTGGTTCATGTGGAAGTACGACGCGCAGCACAACAAAGAGGCAGTGAAGTACTCGCACGGCAGTCACAACCTGGAAGTCATCTGGACGATTGTTCCGGCGGCGACGCTGCTGTTCATCGCCATTTATCAGATGAACGCGTGGGCCGACGTGAAGATTCGCGAACCCGACATGCCGGCGACGGTGGAAGTGACTGGCCGGCAATTCGAGTGGCGGATTCGCTACCCGGGACCGGATGGACAGATCGGCACGTTGGACGACATTCACACCGTGAACGACCTACACATTCCGGTGAATGAACAAATTCTGCTCAATCTCAAGTCGATGGACGTGTTGCACGATTTCTTTGTGCCGCACTTGCGCATCAAGCAAGACGCGGTGCCGGGCAACACGATTCCGATGTGGTTCACCGCGCGCAAAAACGGCACGTACGACATTGTATGCGCTGAGTTGTGCGGTTGGGGGCATTACAAGATGAAAGGGCGGCTGACCGTGGAGTCGGCCGAAGACTACAAAGCCTGGCTCGACAAGTTGGCACAGGACCAGAAGGCAACGCAATGA
- a CDS encoding cbb3-type cytochrome c oxidase subunit I: protein MSTTVAGSHAHSHAPSQGIGAFLRTYVFSLDHKVIGIQFLFSTLLWFVVGGLLALAVRWQLAWPWSDMPIVGRMLFSAQGGQISPEFYTMLFTMHATVMIFFVIIPILAGAFGNFLIPLMIGADDMAFPTLNMLSYWFMWPAFVAMTMSFFVAGGASAGGWTNYPPLSTVQSASPGSHTGQTLWLIGLTFVGVSSMMGSVNYMTTIIQMRAPGMTMFRLPMTIWGMFITAVLQAFALPVLTAAGFMQLCDRLLGTGFFIPEGLYVNGAEAQAGGGQPLLWQHLFWFYSHPAVYIMILPAMGIVSDILTVFSRKPLFGYKPMIYSISGIAGLGFIVWGHHMFMSGMNPALGMTFMVSTMMIALPSAIKTFNWLGTIWGGKITYNTPMLFALSFVSMFIIGGLSGIFMAATPVDIFIHDTYFIVGHIHYVLFGGTAFAVFGAIYYWFPKMFGRMMNDSWGKAHFFFSFIFFNGTFFTMHILGTGGFPRRYADPYHFETFKHLQSMNQFMTICALGMGAAQIIFAVNFFYSLFFGPRCGRNPWRANSLEWSAPSPPGHGNFDSQPIVYRGPYEYNNPEADDDYYPQTTPPPATHGQSQPAPALAH from the coding sequence ATGAGCACCACGGTCGCCGGATCGCACGCCCACTCGCACGCGCCCAGCCAAGGCATTGGCGCGTTTTTGCGAACCTACGTCTTTTCGCTCGATCACAAGGTGATCGGGATTCAGTTCTTGTTCTCCACGCTGCTGTGGTTCGTGGTGGGGGGACTGTTGGCGCTGGCGGTGCGCTGGCAATTGGCGTGGCCGTGGTCGGACATGCCAATTGTGGGGCGGATGCTGTTCTCGGCGCAGGGAGGGCAGATTTCGCCAGAGTTCTACACCATGCTGTTCACCATGCACGCCACGGTGATGATCTTCTTCGTGATCATTCCGATTCTGGCGGGGGCGTTTGGCAACTTCTTGATTCCGCTGATGATCGGCGCCGATGACATGGCGTTTCCGACCTTGAACATGCTGAGCTACTGGTTCATGTGGCCCGCCTTTGTGGCGATGACCATGAGTTTCTTCGTGGCTGGTGGCGCGTCGGCAGGTGGTTGGACGAATTATCCGCCCCTATCCACAGTTCAATCGGCGTCGCCGGGCAGCCACACCGGCCAGACACTGTGGTTGATCGGGCTGACGTTTGTCGGCGTCTCGTCGATGATGGGCTCGGTCAATTACATGACCACCATCATTCAAATGCGAGCGCCCGGCATGACGATGTTTCGTTTGCCGATGACGATCTGGGGAATGTTCATCACAGCGGTGCTGCAAGCCTTTGCGCTGCCGGTGCTCACGGCCGCAGGCTTCATGCAACTCTGCGACCGATTGCTCGGCACAGGATTCTTCATCCCGGAAGGGTTGTACGTCAACGGCGCCGAGGCGCAGGCCGGCGGCGGACAACCGCTGCTCTGGCAGCACCTGTTTTGGTTCTATTCTCATCCGGCGGTGTACATCATGATTTTGCCGGCGATGGGCATCGTCTCAGACATACTCACCGTGTTCTCGCGCAAGCCACTATTCGGCTACAAGCCAATGATCTACTCGATCTCGGGCATCGCGGGATTGGGCTTCATTGTCTGGGGGCACCACATGTTCATGTCGGGCATGAACCCGGCCTTGGGCATGACGTTCATGGTCTCGACGATGATGATCGCCCTGCCCAGCGCGATTAAGACGTTCAATTGGCTAGGCACGATCTGGGGAGGCAAGATCACCTACAACACGCCAATGCTGTTCGCGCTGTCCTTTGTGTCGATGTTCATCATCGGTGGGCTGTCGGGCATTTTCATGGCGGCCACGCCGGTGGACATCTTCATCCACGACACGTACTTCATCGTGGGGCACATCCATTACGTGCTGTTTGGCGGCACGGCGTTCGCTGTGTTCGGAGCCATCTACTATTGGTTTCCGAAGATGTTCGGTCGCATGATGAACGATAGTTGGGGCAAGGCGCACTTCTTCTTTTCGTTCATCTTTTTCAACGGCACGTTCTTTACGATGCACATCCTCGGGACGGGCGGTTTTCCGCGGCGGTACGCGGACCCGTACCACTTCGAGACGTTTAAGCATTTGCAGTCGATGAACCAGTTCATGACGATCTGCGCGCTCGGTATGGGCGCCGCGCAGATCATCTTTGCCGTGAACTTCTTCTACAGCCTGTTTTTCGGACCTCGCTGCGGACGCAATCCGTGGCGCGCCAACTCGCTGGAATGGTCGGCGCCGAGCCCGCCCGGACACGGCAACTTCGACTCGCAGCCGATCGTCTACCGCGGCCCGTATGAATACAACAATCCCGAGGCGGACGACGACTATTATCCGCAAACCACGCCGCCCCCCGCCACGCACGGCCAGTCACAACCGGCGCCGGCGCTAGCCCACTGA